The sequence below is a genomic window from Schistocerca gregaria isolate iqSchGreg1 chromosome 5, iqSchGreg1.2, whole genome shotgun sequence.
TTAGAAACCAATAACATGTCTCAGATGTTGGTGGTGGTCGCCTCAAAGTCTGGTAATAACTTTTCTATAGTACCAATATTCAGAGCCTTCCTGTGTGGAGAATCACAGTATTCTCATAATGGACAGCCATCACAGCATTCAGAGATAATGAGAAACAGCAAAAACAATAAAAGTGGATAAGATTTAAAAATTCAACTAAGAGTGGACAATATAGTACGTTTCTACATGTGACACGCTGCATCCAATGTATTTTGAATGTGGCAATCAGTCCAGAGCATGTTGACTCACTTGATCAGAGTCTTTAGATCATCATCAAATATTCAAAGTGGGCACTCCTTAACAATATCTGCTGTTGACTCACTTGATCAGAGTCTTTAGATCATCATCAAATATTCAAAGTGGGCACTCCTTAACAATATCTGCTGACAAAGTAAGGAAGACTTTGAAGAACTGCAGAATGGTCTTGACAGGTTACTGGGCAATGCATGTGTGCAAATAAAATGATACTTCAGTGAACATGAATAGAAGgaaacagaaaactgaaagaattaaaaaatgaagtggagaaaaaaaagactgaaaaatttagCTATCTAGAATGGATGACAATACAACAAAAGATTTTTCTTTACCAATACGCAATACTGTCATAGCCGTTCCAGTAAAGTATAATCCTCTTTATGTGAAAGACAAAACTTGCAAAAACTACGTACAATGACTacgaaaacaagaaagaaatttcaacTAGATTTTGGAACGTTCTATTGAGGGTATGATGATTAATGAGACAGCACAAGTTTTTATGTGTCAAGGATGGGCAAAGAAATCAGCAATGTGCTTCTCAATAGAACCATTTTAGCATTTGCCTTAATTTAGAAGAACTATTGAAGACCTAACTTGGAATGGGAATTCTGACAGCGCTCCTCCAATATGAGATTCCAGTGTTCCATTGCATCATCTCACCTGATGAATGTGattaaatttttgaaatgtgtGGCTACAGTGAAAATTAATGGGTGTTACATAGTGCAAAATATGTAACATTACAGATTGATAGCAATTTtgtgacggagagagagagagagagagagagagagagagagagagagagagagagagagagagagagagagaggccattcCGCTCGTTGTTAACTTGACAATGCGGAAAATATTGGAACTAAGTGCACTTACAGTGTCAGCAGCTCTTCAATTGCGTGCTGATGTTGGCAACTCGTTGACAGTCATCGTAGCCAAACGTGATACTATGCAGTAGCCAATGAGAAGCACTAAATCTAACAATTTCTCTACTGATAACAGAATGTCGTCTCAATGCAGGCCACTGCATGGTAGAAGAATGCTGCTCACATTGTGAAATAATAAATGCCATGGTACTGTCCTGAATTGTAGCTTCATAACTGTAGATTTGTTTTCAAACAACAGGCATTTGAAAATCATTTAGTCACCAATTTTCAGACCCTACTCAAATATGAATAGAATCCAAATCAACAGATTTGTGCTTTGCAACCAACAACAGGATGCAGAATATTAGGGGAATCACAAACAAGTGGCATTTTATAGTTAATCTTTCACCATGTATGCCTGCAGTGTGTACTGCATATACACAACAACTTAGTAGCAACAACACACCATACATTATCTTCACTCTATAAAATAATGGATATTTCACTTTTCTATTTTGTATGTTACTAGCAAACTTTTGTGAAAATAATGACTTTATACAGGTTACCAGCTCTAGGAAAGTTTTTTGTCAGCTGAATGTGTAATCTGCTGGAAATAGCATCATTTAAATATGCATACATTACAAACTAGTGTTTACATTACATACCAGTATTTACATCTAGTAACATAGCAAATCTTACACAAAGTTACTGGtctttatttcttaattttccACTTTTGTGAATATTATAGATCACTCAACGTGTGTGCACTTATTCCTGTTTTTATTATGTACATCatcttatttcactttccatctGAGTTGACTTTCAATGGATTCACAAATTCCATGGGGGTATCCTTGATGCCCCCTCCCAACCCCTCTTCGTACATATTTCCTTCACTAAGCAAACAATATCAAACAGGGATTTGATACAAACATCTCCAAAATAGGAGTTTCTtgtacatgcactttactgaatctCATCTTTGGCATAGCCTAGTCCACACTGAAAATGTTTGTGGACAATTTTTACTGGAAATCGTGAAAATGAAGTAACACTATGCATAAGTTATCACATACACCACGTATTGGAATATAGCCAATCAATAGGAGTCACACAGAGATCAATATGAAATCATATGCACAATATAATGTATGGATTTTTTGATGCGATTCCTTCAAAAGTCCTACATAATTACACAGAGAATCAATAAACAATATCTTCTGCGGAGCTAACTGGTAATTTACCTTTTATGAGTGAAACAACAGAAATGGAAAAAGTGCTAGTTAGCACTACCTCCAACTAGCAATCAGTATTTGAGGACTGCTTTGTAGAATTATCAAATAATATTGCATTTACTATTCTTCATGCAAGCAACTATCTGAAGAATTACTTCACATGCTTTAGTCAAAGCTGTCAATTTCAAATTCCCAAGGTACATAGGAATTGTTGGATTTTCTcacttttcaatttattttttgaacttttgcctTCTTACAAAACATTAAATATGCATTTTGCTAGCCTAGATAAATTTTGTATTCACTGATAATCTCTGCAATTAATTTGAATACTTGCAAAAGTATTAtagtattatttaattaataagCCAAAGAACTTAGACAACTTTCTGTTAAACTGACACTCAAGAAAACTGTTCTGGTTAAAGAGTACTGAACCAGGCAAAGTGGGGAAGAAGAGACCTCAGTATATGAGCTATGTTAGAGATAACTTACCTTTTTGTCCCATTGCTGGTGCAGGTACCTTAAcaggatgtttgttttttctgttACTATAACTGCAATGAAGAAGTTTAATATTATTCACTCCCAAAAAAAGTAGATTTATTCACAAATATAAAGAAGCTAATACTACTTACTTTGTTCAGATGGATAATCTTTTGTTGGTAAATAAACTGATGGACGTTTCACACAAGTACGACTTCCACTGTCTGTGTGGAACCGTGCAAAATTGTTTTCATCATAGGATGGAAGACCTTTCAGGAATTCTGCGACGGACTGAATGAAAGAACAGCGATCAGTTTGTCATACGGTAAGGCTCTAAAGCTAATAGCATTACACACACAAGAAATGACACAGGCAATGGCACAAGGGTATCTTGAAGTCTCTCTAGCAATTCTAACATTAATATCTAGAAGAGACTTAATTCCTCCTCCCTGTAATCCAAAATGATTACCACAAGAAACTAATTGGCAACATGTATTACACATAGGCCCCCATTAACTGCAACTTACACATTTGCGAAAATATAAGCAGTCCTCACAGGAGGTTGCATGCTCTGACACTCAAAAGGCCATGTGCCACATCGCATCCCTAAGTATGTACTACTACCTTGATTTTCCATAAATAACAGACAGAGCTTTCAATTTCTTGTGAGGTAATCTTGTGTTTATGACACGGTTATGTGAAACCAAAACCGAGTGTGTGTGTAAGGAAGATTAAGCAATGGGCAACTACTGACAACGTTGGCGTTCATAAGAAAATTTCGGTTACAACGTAATCACAGTTTACCACAATCCTTCTGGCTAATTGGTTGTCTTTTTGTTAAGGAAATGCAATTGACTCTAGCTCACATTTTATAAATCTTTCGAGCAAAGTGCGAACAATACGCCGACATAAGTATTTCTTACTGCCCATAGTACTCTTTTACACCTCGCTTCTTCAGGAATTTGAATACAAATTGACATGTTGATTCATATTCTCAAAAAGACATTACAAATCGTATGAGATCCTGATGATCATTTGTAGCATTATTTTGTTTACATCACATGTGACATCATTTCGAAGGAGCTAGCATAATTTTTACAACAAATTCCAATAAAACTACCATGTATAGCTTATTACAGTCACTCCAGACAATGAAATACTGCCAACACATTAATGTTGCAAACTTCGTCGACTTCTTACTGCTACGAAACAAAAAATGTATAGACGTGGAACTGACGTTGTAGGCCTACTAAATGCTTGGTGTGTAATCCTACTTTCATTAAATTGTGTCAAAAAGTTAACACAGCTGCACAGCATATTGTAACAAACTTCAAGCTCTCAATCTTATTTACAACAATTACCGTACATCGAACGTCTGCTACACTCACGAAAACATAATTTCTTGAGCACGGCACAGAAAAATTATCACTTTGTTACACTGCCTCTGGCAATAACAATGAAACAGAATGTTTCATAACTTTGTTATCACGCATAGGTACAGATAGGTGACATGTTTCTCGTGAACTATTTGTAAATATTTCTCCTATcatccattacaaaaaaaaaacctaGCTGCATGACGCTGAACCACGCCCTCTAGAAACTAGAATAATCAATAGAATTTTCGAAAAATGTTGTTCATGATTATCGAATGGAAAAACTTTTCCCTGACGGGAGAGAATATCAAACACAATTGCACACATTGCCACTCATATTTTGATGAGCTAAGCAAACTTAGCTGTATAGTCAATGCAGATTTGATTCTCATGGAAATATCTCATGATAAACCGGCGAACACACACTGGCGATACAAATATTTGGGTTGTTAATTACCACCTTACCATTTTTAATATCTATCACGACCCTTCCCCAACAAACATCAACATGCAACTATCGACACCTATCAAGTAGGGAGCAGCACGTGCGTACGCAATTGAGTTGCTCATGCCAACTTAACGCACATCTTGTCAGACAGAAGCGAACTTAATAAAATTTAGTTATTCATTACTGAGCAAGGTCTTGGAAACCTGTAATTGTTTACTTGTCTTATGAGCTTTAATCTCACTGTTATCTTTTATACTCTGTTTTATATGAATTCCATTTAGTAAAAATGTCATCTTTCTTGCGTCACCGTTCGCTTCTTATTTCGACAATAGCGGTGCTATGATGAACCTTAAGTGTACATCGAAATAAAAGTGAGGAACATTCCAAGAGGCAAAAATAGTGTCAAACTGTCAGTATTCTGTCAAGAAACCGATACAGTAACATTTTTATACACTTGTGTAAAGACGGCCTTAGTTGACCAAAATCTGGTGCAACGAAGCAGCAGGAGAATGATATACCATACCTTTGGGAAATAACTACAAGTACCATGCAAAGTGcttctttttttaataatttttaaacaataattattttttcatgtttttaaaataaGGTGACCTGAAAAAAACATTACTAGTGCACATCATTGGATAAAATACTTTCTTTCATTTTAAGCTACGAAATATAGGCCTACATACACCGTGCTAGAATGTAGTCGTCTACAGTAGTAAATACTGTAGGTCGTTCTTCAAAAAAGGAGATGCAATCTTTTCAGGGAGAAATACGTTTCAGCATGGTAGCCTAAATATGGCATTCGAACTGCAGACTGGATGCCATTTTCCTACTATCCAGAAATGAAGGAGATGAATCTCGCATATTTATTGCAGATTAGAATAATAACACCATTTAATGATAGTTACTAGTCTCTCTGTGTTGAGGAAGAGGAAAACGAAAATTAAACTGATGGCTCCACAACGCTCTTTTGACTGCACAGTGTTTCTGGCTAACCATAGCTGGTGCAATGAATTAAGTGTTCGACGATTGGTCATACTTTGCCATCAGACAATATTGGGTCATATTTTACAAGAACAAGATTGAAGTATGGTATGAACGTCTGTATACCAAAGGCGGCACAAGAGGAAAACTAAAACATCCACAAGGTATATATATCTCGAATGTAGGATACAGCATAAAAAGATTCCATTGTGGGAGCAAAAGCACTTCGTGTACAGTGTAGATTGATGGATTCGCTACATTCAGGCTCTGTTTGTGTCAAGCAGTCACAGGCAGATCCACTTCGAGTACAGAGCGCGAGTGAATATTGTGTGCATATTTTCAAGATGTAACGTAAATAAATTTTGTTCCTGTTCGTCGTTTATATACGCCTGTTATTTAGTGTGGCTTACGTACCCACAAACCAGTAACCCCGAGAAGCAAAATGAAGACAAAAAGGCAAGAACCTCAACGTGAATCAGCAGTGGCTAAACAACAGAAAATCTTACGACGAAGCAGCAGTTCAGACAGCACCATGCAGGCAAATACAGTGTAAACAGTGACTTTAACTTTCACGCCTCTTCAAATAGTGAAGAACAAATATTTCCGCAAAGTTTGGCATTGCTCGTTTCGGCGACAATAATTTCACCCAGAGCATGCAGTGTCTTAGTCGCATTGCAAACCAAAGTGGAAATATCTCCATATTTCCCACAGTAACCAGAAAAATCGTTATATATGCTGTAACTTACTTTTACCACAAGCAGTGTTTTAAGTGATGAAATGCAGTTTATACTGACAAacgggaagcaacacattgatagtTTGCTGAAACGTctaagttcagctacgtatgctattagggttattgcaaattttggtgataagaatctcagtaaattagcttcctatgcttactttcattctctgctttcgtatggcgttatattctggggtaattcatcgttgagtagaaaagtattcattgctcaaaaacgtgtaatcagaacaattgctggagctcacccacggtcaccctgcagacatctatttaaggatcttgggatcctcacagtatatatattcacttatgaaatttgttgttaataatccaacccagttcaaaagtaatagtagtgtgcatagctataacaccaggagaaagcatgatcttcactgtgcagggttaaatctgactttggcacagaaaggggtaaattatgctgccacaaaagtctttggtcacctaccaaacagcatcaaaagcctgtcagatagccaactaacatttaaaaataaattaaaagaatttctagatgacaactccttctactcattggcggaattcttagatataaattaagggaaaaacaacaacttaaacattagtgtcatacaatattttgtgtaatgtaatatctcgtacagacatcttttattaacctgacacattccacatcattacgaagtgtcgtgttcatgatctatggaacaagtattaatctaatctaatctaatcttggatTCACTTGTATTTGATTTTAGTGTCTGTTATTATTCTAAATTTGCCTGTGCAAAATAGGTGCCTGAATCCAAAGCCCACCTTATTAAGGGTTTTTGCAAATCACAGTATCAATGCATTCAACAAGTGTTAATCAATGATGAtattgtgatgtttaaagctttcccaccgtactgattgttccataaaaacacgggagagctTCCGGATACCAGTAACGTCctaccacaatatttcggcgcagagacTTCTGGGCAACATCAggagagtgccactgtagtagtactggcgagtacgcgctgagctccgctatttaaagacgtactgaggtgacattgcgcatgcactcctctggcactcacctgaagatggccagaagactctgcgccgaaatatcgtggcaggacgttactgatatccggcagttctcccgtgtttttatggaa
It includes:
- the LOC126272607 gene encoding DET1- and DDB1-associated protein 1, whose amino-acid sequence is MSVAEFLKGLPSYDENNFARFHTDSGSRTCVKRPSVYLPTKDYPSEQIIVTEKTNILLRYLHQQWDKKASQKKRDHVSVETSDDSVARKRPRLDPASMSSSP